ATTGCGAGAGAAGTTAGCAGCGGCATCGACCTGAGTGTCGCACCGGTCGTCACTACTGCCACCACGTCACTGTTGCGGCCATCCCGTCGCCGTTGCAGTTACCACATTCTCACTGTGACCATCCCGTCGCCGTTGCAGTTACCACATTCTCACTGCCGTCATCGCGTCGCGGTCGTAAGGAGAATCCACACGACGGCGAACCCGAGGACACCGATTCCACCGTCTAACAGAGCGTGGACCACGGCATCGGCCGGTTCGACCAGGAGCGTTCGCGAGTGGACCACCACGAGGAGGGCGGCCGAGAGACTCCCAGCGAGAACGAACGCGGTGACTTGTGTAGAGCGTGACTGCCGTGGGCGAGTCGATTGCCGTCCAGAGAGGAAGAGCCCAACAGTTGCGACGACCCCAACCAGCGTCGGGAACCAATAGACCGTTCCTCGATAGACGAGTGCGGCGGCAGTTGCGAGGGCGCCAGCGATGCCCGTCATCGCCACGAGCAGTCCGGACAAGACGACGACTGCGCTTCCGATACCCCCGGGCGTCGGCACGAGACCACTCACCTTGGCCAGCGGGATGACGACGAGAACGAGCAGGAGCGGTTGCGTCACACCGAGAGCGTCCAGGACGGTCCAGAGCGCCGCCGCCACCGACAACTGCCCGAACACCGCGAGTGCGAAGACGACGGCGAGTCGCCACGGGTTGGCCGCCAACTCGTCGAGTGTCGCGACGAACTGGCTGACTCGATGGGCGGCACGCTCAGGAGCTGGAGGAGAGACACCCGGAATCCAGCGACCACTCCACTGTGTGAGTCGTCCGAGCGCTCGGCCAACGACCGGTTCGACGTCGTGCCGGGTTATCCACAGCACAGCACCGGCGACGAGGAAACCCACGGTGACGGCGACGACGAGTGCAGCGATGTTCCGAACGCTGTCCACGACCACGAGGTGAGACGAGTAGACCACGGCAGCGAAGAGACCCAGCGCGACCGAAGCGAGTCGAATCACGACGTTGACGCCGACGACCGCAGCGAATGCTCGCTCGTAGTCGATGGCACACTCCCACGCGACGAGCAGACTACTCACGGGTGTCCCGCCAGTCTGCCCGAACGGCGTGATGGCGTTGACGAACTCCATCGCCGTGAAGAGAACCGTCGCTCTCCAGAACGACACCTGTGTCCCGATTTGCCGGAGCACCACCCCGAGTGCTGTCCCCCAGGCGACGAGCGGAACGAGGCCGAGGACCGCGAGTGAAACGACGGTACGTCTCGAAACCGCACCGACGGCATCGACCACTGCCGTCGTTCCGACGACCCAGACGTAGAGTGCAAATCCGGAGAGTGCGAGGACGATGCCGGCGACCTTTCGCCACGTGCTCTGCGTCCGAATCGACGTCGTACTCATCGTTCCGTGTGCTCGTCTGTGACGGTCGGTACGCGATGCTCGACACGCTCGGCCCGCTCGATGCTGACGCCGACGTTCGTACGGGAGTGCTCCCAACGTTCTCCCGCCAGTTCGACGGGTACTACTGCACGTACCGTGGCAGGCTCCTCAACGTGGGCGAAGAGAGGGAGTGTTACCGACGGCGTGGTGGGGCGGTTAGCCACCATCCGAACACCTTCGACCAGTACTCGTCAGGGTCTGATGGGGGCTTTTTCGTCTCGTCGTGTGTCTTCCCTTCGAGTAACTGCCGCTCGACGATGTTCCGTGCGAGGTGCAAGGCGTGTGACGCTCCGTAGCCCTCACCCGTGCCGACGAAGTGACCCTTGTCGGTGAACAGACGGATGCGGGCCATGATGAGCGGCGTGCCACGGAGTTTCTCGTCGTGTTCGTGCAGGTAGACGTTCGCTTCGAGTATCGTCAGCCCGCCGTACTTGTCGGCGAACCCCTCGACCATCTTGACGACTTCCTCGCGAGAGATGTCGTCCAGCAAGTTGACGTTCGTAATCTGGACTGGAAGTCTCGATTCGCCCGTCCACGTCAGCGATTCGAGGACGTCGGTCTTCGTGACGATTCCTGCCGGCGCGTCCTCTTGCAGGACGATGAGCGAAGAGACACCCTCTTCGAACATGCGTTCGACGGCGTGGTCGAGTCCTTCGTTCGGGAGTGCTGTCGCGACGGGTGCGCTCATCACGTCCACGACGGGGAGGTCGAGCATTCGTTCGATTTCGCCGGCACGGTCACCCATCCCACCTGCCGACCGGAACCCGGGCGCGGCGTCGCCACTGGAGACGTCGAACCCGCCTGACGACCCGCCTGACGGTTTGCTCACCTCACGGGTCGTGAAGTCGAGGATGTCGTAGAGACTCACGACACCCACGACGTCGTCGCCCTCGGCGACGGGGAGGTGAGTGATACCGTTCTCACGGAAGGTGTTGAGCGCCTCACCGAACGTCGCCTCTCGTCCCACCGTGACGAGTGCGTCGGTGTACACGTCTTCGACGGTGAGCACGCCGAGAAACTCCTGTACCGCCTCTAGCACTCGGTCGGTCGAAACGGTACCGTACAGGTCGTCACCGTCGAAAACGGGGAGGACCTCGCTTCTGCTCGCGAGGATGAGGCGGGCGACGCGCCGAACGTCTTCGTCCACGTCGACCTTTGCAGGGTGCCACAGGACGCCCCGGGCTTTTGCATCAGGGTCTCGGTGAGTGACGTTCATCTGCCGAAGCGTGACGAGACCGAGGTACTCGTCGTCGTCGACGACGACGATCGCCTTCGTGCCCGTCTCCTGAAACATACCCTGAAGCTTCGAGACACGCGTATCTGGCCCGACCGTCGGAAAATCTCTGTCGACGAGATTCGAGATGTCCATACACAGAGTACGCCAGATGAGATGTTGAATGTTGTCAGTTGAGTAATGGAAACACACTATCTCACTAACCGTTATGCGGTCTGTTAGCATAGTATACGTCGGTGGTGGTGAGATGGTGAAACTCGTCGAACGCAGAGAGAACGTCTACGAAATCGAACGAACTGGGGAGATGCACGTCCCAGCGCGAGTCTACGGGTCAGCGTCCCTCATCGAGGAGATGCTGGAAGAAGGTGACCTCACGCTCACGCAGGTACGAAACGTCGCGACACTCCCGGGAATCCAGAAGTTCGCTCTCGTCCTCCCGGATGGACATCAGGGGTACGGATTCCCCATCGGTGGTGTCGCCGCTGTGGACCTCGACGAGGGCGTCATCAGTCCGGGAGGCATCGGGTTCGACATCAACTGCGGTGTCAGGTTGCTCCGAACGGGACTCTCGTACGGAGACATCGCTGGACAGGAAGCAATTCTCGCGGACCGTCTGTATCAGACCATCCCGACGGGACTGGGGAAGGGTGGCTATCTCCGTACAGATATCTCAGACGTGCGTGGTATCCTCGAATCGGGGATGGAGTGGATGCTAGAGAAGGGCCACGCTACCGAGGACGACCTCGACCACTGTGAAGAAAACGGCTGCCTTCCGGGCAACCCGAACGCGGTCCCGACCGAGGCCCTCAAACGCGGTGTCAATCAGGTCGGCTCGCTCGGCTCGGGGAACCACTTCCTCGAAGTTCAGCGCGTGGGCGAGGTGTACGACCCGGAGACGGCGGCAGCATTCGGCATCGAGAGCGACGACATCGTCGTGATGATTCACTCGGGTTCTCGTGGCCTCGGCCACCAGACGTGTTCGCACTTCATCAGAGAGTTCGAGCGGGCGTATCCGGACCTCGTCGAGTCACTCCCGGACAGACAACTCGTCTACGCTCCGCTCGGTGACCCACTCGCCGACAAATACTGGGGGGCGATGAACGGCGCGGCCAACTTCGCGTGGGCGAACCGGCAAGCGATGACGCAGGCGGTCCGCGAGGTGTTCGGCGCACTCTTCGACGCGACAGCGGTCGAACTCGTCTACGACGTGTGCCACAATATCGCAAAAGAGGAACGCCATACCGTCCGTGGGCGGGAGAAATCGCTGCTCGTACACCGAAAAGGCGCGACACGAGCATTCCCGGCCGGACGGCCCGAAATCCCAGACGCGTACCGAA
The genomic region above belongs to Haloferax marinisediminis and contains:
- a CDS encoding lysylphosphatidylglycerol synthase transmembrane domain-containing protein encodes the protein MSTTSIRTQSTWRKVAGIVLALSGFALYVWVVGTTAVVDAVGAVSRRTVVSLAVLGLVPLVAWGTALGVVLRQIGTQVSFWRATVLFTAMEFVNAITPFGQTGGTPVSSLLVAWECAIDYERAFAAVVGVNVVIRLASVALGLFAAVVYSSHLVVVDSVRNIAALVVAVTVGFLVAGAVLWITRHDVEPVVGRALGRLTQWSGRWIPGVSPPAPERAAHRVSQFVATLDELAANPWRLAVVFALAVFGQLSVAAALWTVLDALGVTQPLLLVLVVIPLAKVSGLVPTPGGIGSAVVVLSGLLVAMTGIAGALATAAALVYRGTVYWFPTLVGVVATVGLFLSGRQSTRPRQSRSTQVTAFVLAGSLSAALLVVVHSRTLLVEPADAVVHALLDGGIGVLGFAVVWILLTTATR
- a CDS encoding CBS domain-containing protein is translated as MDISNLVDRDFPTVGPDTRVSKLQGMFQETGTKAIVVVDDDEYLGLVTLRQMNVTHRDPDAKARGVLWHPAKVDVDEDVRRVARLILASRSEVLPVFDGDDLYGTVSTDRVLEAVQEFLGVLTVEDVYTDALVTVGREATFGEALNTFRENGITHLPVAEGDDVVGVVSLYDILDFTTREVSKPSGGSSGGFDVSSGDAAPGFRSAGGMGDRAGEIERMLDLPVVDVMSAPVATALPNEGLDHAVERMFEEGVSSLIVLQEDAPAGIVTKTDVLESLTWTGESRLPVQITNVNLLDDISREEVVKMVEGFADKYGGLTILEANVYLHEHDEKLRGTPLIMARIRLFTDKGHFVGTGEGYGASHALHLARNIVERQLLEGKTHDETKKPPSDPDEYWSKVFGWWLTAPPRRR
- a CDS encoding RtcB family protein — protein: MVKLVERRENVYEIERTGEMHVPARVYGSASLIEEMLEEGDLTLTQVRNVATLPGIQKFALVLPDGHQGYGFPIGGVAAVDLDEGVISPGGIGFDINCGVRLLRTGLSYGDIAGQEAILADRLYQTIPTGLGKGGYLRTDISDVRGILESGMEWMLEKGHATEDDLDHCEENGCLPGNPNAVPTEALKRGVNQVGSLGSGNHFLEVQRVGEVYDPETAAAFGIESDDIVVMIHSGSRGLGHQTCSHFIREFERAYPDLVESLPDRQLVYAPLGDPLADKYWGAMNGAANFAWANRQAMTQAVREVFGALFDATAVELVYDVCHNIAKEERHTVRGREKSLLVHRKGATRAFPAGRPEIPDAYRNVGQPVFLPGSMGTHSYVLAGGPQSLELSFGSTAHGAGRLKSRTQAKGEYTAGELQKALRARGIFVRARSGGTLTEEAPGAYKDIDEVVRVSDALGIGTKVARMSPLANIKG